A stretch of Mycobacterium sp. ITM-2016-00316 DNA encodes these proteins:
- a CDS encoding PQQ-binding-like beta-propeller repeat protein yields the protein MPARGGTVRRLAAVLGIAALTVSSCANTDSWVEAHPSIGWAAQYADAANSSYRPIDGAQALAPDWERSVKGELGAQAALGSGSYLAVNGQTPAGCSLMVWETDNNARQRWCTRLWQGGALSSPLFDDFDNLYIGQPGAIMSYPPTQWIRWRQPVIGMPTTPRLLSPGQLLVLTHLGQVLVFDAHKGTVVGTSLDLVAGVDPTDSDRGLADCAASRRECPISAAPAFGAQTGIVVVGLWEPGAQAPVLVGLRYRPDQTPILSREWTSEAVGGGPLASPALSADGTTAYVNGRDGRLWALDTADGTPKWSVELGYQPQTPPSVSAEGVIVAGGGPGAQLTGITDTGEIVWTRADVEPLSTSSRAGEDIGYTVVRDGERGQALLVFDPIEGGTVNRYPLPDATGAPVGVSIGHDGRVVAATSDGQVYGFAPP from the coding sequence ATGCCTGCTCGAGGAGGAACTGTGCGCCGGCTTGCTGCCGTGCTGGGAATCGCGGCGCTGACCGTCAGTTCCTGCGCAAACACCGATTCGTGGGTCGAGGCCCACCCGTCGATCGGGTGGGCGGCCCAGTACGCCGACGCCGCCAACAGCAGCTACCGGCCCATCGACGGGGCGCAGGCGCTCGCGCCGGACTGGGAACGCTCGGTCAAGGGCGAGCTCGGCGCCCAGGCCGCGCTGGGATCAGGCAGCTATCTCGCCGTCAACGGCCAGACCCCCGCCGGGTGCTCGCTGATGGTCTGGGAGACCGACAACAACGCCCGCCAGCGCTGGTGCACCCGGTTGTGGCAGGGCGGCGCGTTGTCCAGCCCGCTGTTCGACGATTTCGACAATCTCTACATCGGCCAGCCCGGCGCCATAATGTCCTACCCGCCCACCCAGTGGATCCGGTGGCGTCAGCCGGTGATCGGGATGCCGACCACGCCGCGGCTGCTGTCGCCGGGCCAGTTGCTCGTCCTGACCCATCTGGGTCAGGTGCTGGTATTCGACGCGCACAAGGGCACCGTCGTGGGCACGTCGCTGGATCTGGTGGCCGGGGTGGATCCCACCGACTCCGATCGCGGTCTCGCCGACTGCGCGGCGTCCCGCCGGGAATGCCCGATCTCGGCCGCACCCGCGTTCGGTGCGCAGACCGGGATCGTGGTGGTCGGGCTGTGGGAGCCGGGCGCGCAGGCCCCCGTGCTCGTCGGCCTGCGGTACCGACCGGACCAGACCCCGATCCTGAGCCGCGAGTGGACCAGCGAGGCGGTCGGCGGGGGTCCCCTCGCCAGCCCGGCGCTGTCCGCCGACGGCACCACCGCCTACGTCAACGGCCGCGACGGACGGTTGTGGGCCCTCGACACCGCCGACGGCACCCCGAAATGGTCGGTGGAGCTCGGGTATCAGCCGCAGACGCCGCCCTCGGTGTCCGCCGAGGGCGTCATCGTTGCCGGCGGCGGCCCCGGCGCACAGCTGACCGGTATCACCGATACCGGTGAGATCGTCTGGACACGTGCGGATGTGGAGCCGCTGTCGACGTCGAGCCGAGCCGGTGAGGACATCGGCTACACGGTGGTCCGCGACGGCGAGCGGGGGCAGGCGCTGCTGGTGTTCGACCCCATCGAGGGCGGCACCGTCAACCGCTATCCGCTGCCCGATGCCACCGGCGCGCCGGTCGGGGTCTCGATCGGCCATGACGGCCGGGTGGTGGCCGCGACCAGCGACGGCCAGGTCTACGGGTTCGCGCCCCCTTAG
- a CDS encoding acyltransferase, with protein MTTMWGAPLHKRWRGSRLGDPRQAQFLTRDSLRWVLANKAYTPWYLVRYWRLLKFKLRNPHIITRGMVFLGKGVEIEATPELSTMEIGRWVHIGDKNTIRCHEGSLRIGDKVVLGRDNVINTYLDIELGDSVLMADWCYVCDFDHKMDSLELPIKDQGIVKSPVRIGPDTWVAAKVSVLRGTSVGRGCVLGAHAVVKGEIPDFSIAVGSPAKVVKNRKVAWDASAAERAELAANLADIERKKAAR; from the coding sequence ATGACGACGATGTGGGGCGCGCCGTTACACAAGAGGTGGCGTGGTTCGCGCTTGGGTGATCCGCGTCAGGCGCAGTTTCTGACCCGCGACTCGCTGCGCTGGGTGCTGGCCAACAAGGCGTACACGCCGTGGTACCTGGTGCGCTACTGGCGGTTGCTGAAGTTCAAGCTGCGCAACCCGCACATCATCACCCGCGGCATGGTGTTCCTGGGCAAGGGTGTGGAGATCGAGGCCACCCCGGAACTGTCCACCATGGAGATCGGCCGTTGGGTGCACATCGGGGACAAGAACACCATCCGCTGTCACGAGGGTTCGCTGCGCATCGGCGACAAGGTGGTGCTGGGCCGCGACAACGTCATCAACACCTACCTGGACATCGAACTCGGCGATTCGGTGCTGATGGCCGATTGGTGCTATGTCTGCGATTTCGACCACAAGATGGACAGCCTGGAGTTGCCCATCAAGGACCAGGGCATCGTCAAGAGCCCGGTGCGGATCGGCCCGGACACCTGGGTGGCGGCGAAGGTGAGCGTGCTGCGCGGCACCTCCGTCGGCCGCGGGTGTGTGCTCGGCGCGCACGCGGTGGTCAAGGGGGAGATCCCGGACTTCTCCATCGCGGTCGGTTCGCCGGCGAAGGTGGTCAAGAACCGCAAGGTGGCCTGGGACGCGTCGGCCGCCGAGCGCGCCGAACTGGCCGCGAACCTGGCCGATATCGAACGGAAGAAAGCCGCCCGCTGA
- a CDS encoding SRPBCC domain-containing protein codes for MPVHHDDEKRWVELQLVVPGTPEQVWQAVATGPGNTAWFTRTAIDEKVGGPLEFDFGPNGSSSGEVTQWEPPHRFGYVERDWCDDAPPVVTEITVTARSGDHCVIRMVHSLFTESADWDDQIEGFESGWPGHFAVLHNYLAHFAGKPAVTFHLAATGDMPQPEAWKLMLAAFGLDAADVGDLRTLHPAQDDFVGLVDRVYQDEKQRYLVARLAEPTAGAVMFGICAPGGQTATGINAFFYGDDAARNAALAEPAWRTLLEGALR; via the coding sequence ATGCCCGTGCACCATGACGACGAAAAACGCTGGGTGGAACTGCAACTGGTGGTGCCCGGCACTCCGGAACAGGTGTGGCAGGCCGTTGCCACGGGACCCGGGAACACGGCCTGGTTCACCAGGACCGCCATCGACGAGAAGGTCGGCGGCCCCCTCGAATTCGATTTCGGGCCCAACGGTTCCTCCAGCGGCGAAGTGACGCAATGGGAACCGCCACACCGGTTCGGCTACGTCGAACGCGACTGGTGTGACGACGCGCCGCCGGTGGTCACCGAGATCACCGTCACCGCGCGCTCCGGGGACCACTGTGTCATCCGGATGGTGCACTCACTGTTCACCGAGAGCGCCGACTGGGATGACCAGATCGAGGGCTTCGAATCGGGCTGGCCCGGTCACTTCGCGGTGCTGCACAACTATCTCGCGCACTTCGCCGGTAAGCCGGCGGTGACATTTCACCTCGCCGCCACCGGGGACATGCCCCAGCCCGAGGCGTGGAAGTTGATGCTGGCCGCGTTCGGGCTGGACGCCGCCGACGTCGGTGACCTGCGCACGCTGCACCCCGCACAGGACGATTTCGTCGGTCTCGTGGACCGGGTGTATCAGGACGAGAAACAGCGCTACCTGGTGGCCCGGTTGGCCGAACCGACCGCGGGCGCGGTGATGTTCGGCATCTGTGCTCCCGGCGGTCAGACCGCCACCGGAATCAATGCGTTCTTCTACGGCGACGACGCGGCGCGCAATGCCGCACTCGCGGAGCCCGCGTGGCGCACCCTGCTGGAGGGGGCGCTGCGCTGA
- a CDS encoding helix-turn-helix domain-containing protein, with the protein MVEIEVITDPAAATSALDPVRARLLAELSEPASAATLAARVGLTRQKVNYHLRALERHRLVAVAEERQWGGLTERLLVASAASYVVSPSALGQVGARVDKTNDRFSAGHLIALAARVVNEVGEIWQAARKADKRLATLSIDTTIRFRSPADRAFFTRDLTEAVAALAARYHDETAPRGRPHRLFVASYPAPSTDENQERRDARAP; encoded by the coding sequence ATGGTCGAGATCGAGGTGATCACCGACCCGGCGGCCGCAACCAGCGCGCTCGATCCCGTTCGTGCGCGGCTGCTGGCCGAGCTGAGCGAGCCGGCGTCCGCCGCGACGCTGGCCGCTCGGGTCGGCCTGACCCGTCAGAAGGTCAATTACCACCTGCGGGCGCTGGAACGGCACCGGTTGGTGGCCGTCGCCGAGGAGCGGCAATGGGGCGGGCTGACCGAACGTCTGCTGGTCGCCAGCGCCGCCTCCTACGTGGTGTCCCCCAGCGCCCTGGGTCAGGTCGGCGCCCGGGTGGACAAGACCAACGACCGGTTCTCCGCCGGCCACCTCATCGCGCTGGCGGCACGCGTGGTCAACGAGGTGGGCGAAATATGGCAGGCGGCACGCAAAGCCGACAAACGCCTGGCCACACTGTCCATCGACACCACGATCCGCTTCCGGTCCCCGGCGGATCGCGCCTTCTTCACCAGGGACCTCACCGAGGCGGTCGCGGCACTCGCGGCCCGCTACCACGACGAGACGGCACCGCGCGGACGGCCCCATCGTCTGTTCGTCGCGTCCTATCCCGCGCCGTCGACCGACGAGAATCAGGAGCGCCGAGATGCCCGTGCACCATGA
- a CDS encoding glycosyltransferase family 4 protein: protein MKILMVSWEYPPVIIGGLGRHVHHLATELVLAGHEVVVLARRPTGTDPSTHPSTDEVTEGVRVIAAAQDPHEFGFGTDMMAWTLAMGHAMVRSGLTLRDWQPDLVHAHDWLVAHPAIALAEFFDVPLVSTIHATEAGRHSGWVSGQVSRQVHALESWLVHESDSLITCSASMREEIDALFGPGLSETTVIPNGIDTDGWPFAPRRVHGGPAALLYFGRLEYEKGVHDAIAALPRIRKTHPGTTLTIAGDGTQLAFLTEQARKHKVLKATKFIGRVDHQQLVTLLHRADVAVLPSHYEPFGIVALEAAATGTPLVTSTAGGLGEAVIDGVTGMSCPPRNVAALATAVRGVLDDPAAAQRRALAARDRLTSDFSWPTVADHTAQVYLAAKRAERQPQPRRLIVERPLPDYG, encoded by the coding sequence GTGAAGATCCTCATGGTGTCCTGGGAGTACCCACCGGTGATCATCGGCGGCCTCGGCCGCCACGTGCACCACCTGGCCACCGAACTCGTGCTGGCCGGCCATGAGGTCGTGGTGCTCGCGCGCCGGCCCACCGGCACCGACCCGAGCACCCACCCGTCGACCGATGAGGTCACCGAGGGCGTGCGCGTCATCGCCGCCGCCCAGGACCCGCACGAGTTCGGCTTCGGTACCGACATGATGGCCTGGACGCTGGCAATGGGCCACGCCATGGTCCGCTCCGGCCTGACCCTGCGCGACTGGCAGCCCGACCTGGTGCACGCGCACGACTGGCTGGTCGCCCATCCCGCCATCGCGCTGGCCGAATTCTTCGATGTGCCACTGGTTTCCACCATCCACGCCACCGAGGCGGGACGGCATTCGGGCTGGGTGTCGGGGCAGGTCAGCCGGCAGGTGCACGCGCTGGAATCCTGGCTGGTGCACGAGTCCGACTCGCTGATCACGTGTTCGGCGTCCATGCGCGAGGAGATCGACGCGCTGTTCGGCCCGGGCTTGTCCGAGACGACCGTCATCCCGAACGGGATCGACACCGACGGTTGGCCGTTCGCGCCTCGCCGGGTCCACGGCGGACCGGCCGCGCTGCTCTATTTCGGCCGCCTCGAGTACGAGAAGGGCGTGCACGACGCGATCGCGGCGCTCCCCCGCATCCGCAAGACGCACCCGGGCACCACACTGACCATCGCCGGCGACGGCACCCAGCTGGCGTTCCTCACCGAACAGGCCCGCAAGCACAAGGTGCTCAAGGCGACGAAGTTCATCGGGCGCGTGGACCATCAGCAGCTGGTCACCTTGTTGCACCGGGCCGACGTGGCGGTGCTGCCCTCACACTACGAACCGTTCGGCATCGTCGCGCTGGAGGCCGCCGCCACCGGTACCCCCTTGGTGACCTCGACCGCCGGCGGGCTGGGCGAGGCCGTCATCGACGGTGTCACCGGGATGTCCTGCCCGCCGCGCAACGTGGCCGCACTCGCCACCGCGGTGCGCGGGGTGCTCGACGACCCGGCCGCCGCACAGCGCCGGGCGCTCGCCGCCCGCGACCGGCTCACCTCCGATTTCTCCTGGCCGACGGTCGCCGACCACACCGCCCAGGTGTATCTGGCCGCCAAACGTGCCGAGCGGCAACCACAACCGCGCCGGCTGATCGTGGAACGCCCCCTGCCGGATTACGGCTGA
- a CDS encoding glycoside hydrolase family 57 protein — MFTLVLHTHLPWLAHHGRWPVGEEWLYQSWAASYLPLVRVLRTLAAEDRSHLVSLGMTPVVTAQLDDPYCLTGMHHWLANWQLRALEATTVQAGTGAEGTFGSAEAMRRFGVREHAAATEALESFTTLWRHGGSPLLRQLVDAGTIELLGGPLSHPFQPLLNPRLREFALREGLADARQRFAHTPKGIWAPECAYAPGMEIGYAAAGVGHFMVDGPSLHGDTALGRPVGDTDVVAFGRDLQVSYRVWSPKSGYPGHAAYRDFHTHDHLTGLKPARVTGRNVPSEAKAPYEPERADRAIDKHVADFVGVVRRRLREETERIGRPAHVVAAFDTELFGHWWYEGPKWLERLLRALPEAGVRVGTLADAIEAGFVGPAVELPPSSWGSGKDWQVWNGEKVSDLVQLNAEVVDTALSAVDKALAHRGAGASRDLVADQILRETLLTVSSDWPFMVSKDSAAEYARYRAHLHAHATREISAALASGRREQAQRLAGDWNRADGLFGALDARRLPR, encoded by the coding sequence ATGTTCACGCTGGTGCTGCACACGCACCTGCCGTGGCTGGCCCATCACGGCCGCTGGCCCGTCGGCGAGGAGTGGCTCTATCAGTCCTGGGCGGCGTCCTATCTGCCGCTCGTGCGGGTGTTGCGCACGCTGGCTGCCGAGGACCGCAGCCATCTGGTCAGCCTGGGCATGACCCCGGTGGTCACCGCTCAGCTCGATGACCCCTACTGCCTGACCGGTATGCACCACTGGCTCGCCAACTGGCAGCTGCGCGCCCTGGAGGCGACCACCGTGCAGGCCGGGACCGGCGCCGAGGGCACCTTCGGTTCGGCGGAAGCGATGCGCCGGTTCGGCGTTCGCGAACATGCCGCCGCCACCGAAGCGCTGGAGAGCTTCACCACGCTGTGGCGCCACGGTGGCAGCCCGCTGCTGCGCCAGCTCGTCGACGCCGGGACCATCGAGCTGCTCGGCGGTCCACTCTCGCACCCGTTCCAGCCGCTGCTCAATCCGCGGCTGCGCGAGTTCGCGCTGCGCGAGGGTCTCGCCGACGCCCGGCAGCGCTTCGCGCACACCCCGAAGGGCATCTGGGCGCCCGAGTGCGCCTACGCCCCGGGAATGGAAATCGGTTACGCCGCAGCCGGTGTGGGCCACTTCATGGTCGACGGTCCGTCGCTGCACGGCGATACCGCGCTGGGCAGGCCCGTCGGCGACACCGATGTGGTGGCCTTCGGTCGCGACCTGCAGGTCAGCTACCGGGTGTGGTCGCCGAAGTCCGGCTACCCCGGGCATGCCGCGTACCGCGACTTCCACACCCATGACCACCTCACCGGCCTCAAGCCGGCGCGGGTCACGGGTCGCAACGTGCCCTCGGAGGCCAAGGCCCCCTACGAACCCGAGCGCGCCGACAGGGCGATCGACAAGCATGTCGCCGATTTCGTCGGCGTGGTGCGCCGACGGCTGCGCGAGGAAACCGAACGCATCGGCAGGCCCGCGCACGTCGTCGCCGCCTTCGACACCGAGCTGTTCGGGCACTGGTGGTACGAGGGTCCGAAGTGGCTGGAACGACTGCTGCGCGCACTGCCCGAGGCCGGTGTCCGGGTCGGCACCCTCGCCGATGCCATCGAGGCCGGCTTCGTCGGGCCAGCGGTCGAATTGCCGCCCAGCTCTTGGGGTTCGGGCAAGGACTGGCAGGTCTGGAACGGCGAGAAGGTGTCCGATCTGGTGCAACTCAACGCCGAGGTCGTCGATACCGCGCTGTCGGCGGTGGACAAGGCGCTGGCCCACCGCGGCGCCGGTGCGTCCCGCGATCTGGTGGCCGACCAGATCCTGCGCGAGACACTGCTGACGGTGTCCAGCGACTGGCCGTTCATGGTCAGCAAGGACTCCGCCGCCGAATACGCCCGCTACCGCGCGCATCTGCACGCCCATGCGACCCGGGAGATCTCCGCGGCGCTGGCCTCCGGACGCCGCGAGCAGGCGCAGCGGCTGGCCGGTGACTGGAACCGCGCCGACGGGCTGTTCGGCGCCCTGGACGCCCGGCGGCTCCCCCGATGA
- a CDS encoding bifunctional 2-polyprenyl-6-hydroxyphenol methylase/3-demethylubiquinol 3-O-methyltransferase UbiG: protein MSTIGSVDSAGPGDPLPLTGERTIPGLAEENYWFRRHEVVYQRLADRCAGRDVLEAGPGEGYGADLIAGIARSVTGVDYDEQAVAHIRAKYPRVRMHLGNLADLPLADGSVDAVVNFQVIEHLWDQGQFVAECARVLRPGGSLLMSTPNRITFSPGRDTPLNPFHTRELNADELTDLLEQGGFRVEAMLGVFHGAGLAALDARHGGSIIAAQIDRAVADAPWSQELLADVAAVRAEDFDLLDAKESNIDDSLDLVAIAVLP, encoded by the coding sequence ATGAGCACAATCGGTTCCGTCGACAGCGCTGGCCCGGGCGATCCCCTGCCCCTGACCGGCGAGCGCACCATCCCCGGCCTGGCCGAGGAGAACTACTGGTTCCGCCGCCATGAGGTGGTCTATCAGCGGCTCGCCGACCGGTGCGCCGGCCGCGATGTGCTCGAGGCGGGCCCCGGTGAGGGCTACGGCGCCGACCTGATCGCCGGGATCGCGCGCAGCGTCACCGGGGTGGACTACGACGAACAGGCCGTTGCCCACATCCGTGCCAAGTACCCGCGGGTGCGGATGCACCTGGGCAACCTCGCCGATCTGCCATTGGCCGATGGCTCCGTCGATGCGGTGGTCAACTTCCAGGTCATCGAGCATCTGTGGGATCAGGGGCAGTTCGTCGCCGAATGCGCGCGCGTGCTGCGACCGGGCGGGTCGCTGCTGATGTCCACGCCCAACCGCATCACCTTCTCGCCGGGCCGGGACACCCCGCTCAACCCGTTCCACACCCGTGAACTGAACGCCGACGAGCTCACCGACCTGCTGGAGCAGGGCGGCTTCCGGGTCGAGGCCATGCTCGGGGTCTTCCACGGCGCCGGACTGGCCGCCCTCGACGCCCGCCACGGGGGTTCCATCATCGCGGCCCAGATCGACCGCGCGGTCGCGGATGCACCGTGGTCGCAGGAGTTGCTCGCCGACGTCGCCGCGGTGCGCGCCGAGGATTTCGATCTGCTCGACGCGAAGGAGAGCAACATCGACGACAGCCTGGATCTGGTGGCCATCGCGGTGCTGCCGTGA
- a CDS encoding electron transfer flavoprotein subunit beta/FixA family protein, with translation MTNIVVLIKQVPDTWSERKLSEGDWTLDREAADAVLDEINERAVEEALLIKEREGGDSTVTVLTAGPERATEAIRKALSMGADKAVHLKDDGLHGSDVIQTGWALARALGTIEGTELVIAGNEATDGVGGAVPAVIAEYLGLPQLTHVRKLNVEGGKVTAERETDDGVFGLEASLPAVVSVNEKINEPRFPSFKGIMAAKKKEVTVLTLAEIGVEADEVGVANAGSKVLSSTPKPPKTAGEKITDEGEGGKKVAEYLVGQKLI, from the coding sequence ATGACAAACATCGTGGTCCTGATCAAGCAGGTCCCTGACACTTGGTCCGAGCGCAAGCTGTCCGAGGGTGATTGGACCCTGGACCGGGAAGCCGCCGACGCCGTGCTCGACGAGATCAACGAGCGTGCCGTCGAAGAAGCGCTGCTCATCAAGGAGCGTGAGGGTGGCGACAGCACCGTCACCGTGCTGACCGCCGGCCCCGAGCGCGCCACCGAGGCCATCCGCAAGGCCCTGTCCATGGGTGCCGACAAGGCCGTGCACCTCAAGGACGACGGCCTGCACGGTTCCGATGTGATCCAGACGGGCTGGGCCCTGGCCCGCGCGCTGGGCACCATCGAAGGCACCGAGCTGGTCATCGCCGGTAACGAGGCCACCGACGGCGTCGGCGGCGCAGTGCCGGCCGTCATCGCCGAATACCTGGGTCTGCCGCAGCTGACCCACGTGCGCAAGCTGAACGTCGAGGGCGGCAAGGTCACCGCCGAGCGCGAGACCGACGACGGCGTGTTCGGCCTGGAGGCCTCGCTGCCCGCCGTGGTCAGCGTCAACGAGAAGATCAACGAGCCCCGTTTCCCGTCCTTCAAGGGCATCATGGCCGCCAAGAAGAAGGAAGTCACCGTCCTGACGCTGGCCGAGATCGGTGTCGAGGCCGACGAGGTGGGCGTGGCCAACGCCGGCTCCAAGGTGCTCTCGTCGACCCCCAAGCCCCCGAAGACCGCGGGCGAGAAGATCACCGACGAGGGCGAGGGCGGCAAGAAGGTCGCCGAATACCTGGTCGGCCAGAAGCTGATCTAG
- a CDS encoding electron transfer flavoprotein subunit alpha/FixB family protein, with product MAEVLVLVEHADGALKKVSTELITAARVLGEPSAVVVGPEGTAAGLTDGLKAAGAAKIYVAESADVDSFLVTPKVDVLAALTESASPAAVVIAANAEGKEVAGRLAARLGSGLLVDVVEIKEGGIGVHSIFGGAFTVDAQATGELPVITVRPGAVEAAPADGAGEVVNVEVPAPAENATKITSREPVVAGDRPELTEASVVVAGGRGVGSEENFKVVEELADSLGAAVGASRAAVDSGYYAGQFQVGQTGKTVSPQLYIALGISGAIQHRAGMQTSKTIIAVNKDEEAPIFEIADLGIVGDLFKVTPQLTEAVKARKG from the coding sequence ATGGCTGAAGTACTTGTGCTCGTCGAGCACGCCGATGGTGCACTGAAGAAGGTCAGCACCGAACTCATCACCGCCGCCCGCGTTCTGGGCGAGCCGTCCGCGGTCGTGGTGGGCCCCGAGGGCACCGCCGCGGGTCTCACCGACGGCCTCAAGGCCGCCGGTGCCGCCAAGATCTACGTCGCCGAGTCGGCCGACGTGGACAGCTTCCTGGTCACCCCCAAGGTCGACGTGCTCGCCGCGCTGACCGAGTCGGCCTCTCCCGCCGCCGTCGTGATCGCCGCCAACGCCGAGGGCAAAGAGGTCGCCGGCCGGCTGGCCGCACGTCTGGGCTCGGGCCTGCTGGTCGACGTCGTCGAGATCAAAGAGGGCGGCATCGGCGTGCACAGCATCTTCGGTGGCGCGTTCACCGTCGACGCCCAGGCCACCGGTGAACTCCCCGTGATCACCGTGCGCCCGGGTGCCGTCGAGGCCGCCCCGGCCGACGGTGCCGGCGAGGTCGTCAACGTCGAGGTCCCGGCCCCGGCCGAGAATGCGACGAAGATCACGTCCCGCGAGCCCGTCGTGGCCGGTGACCGTCCGGAGCTCACCGAGGCCAGCGTCGTGGTCGCCGGTGGCCGCGGCGTCGGCAGCGAGGAGAACTTCAAGGTCGTCGAGGAGCTCGCCGATTCGCTCGGTGCCGCCGTCGGTGCCTCGCGTGCCGCCGTCGACTCGGGCTACTACGCCGGTCAGTTCCAGGTCGGTCAGACCGGTAAGACGGTCTCCCCGCAGCTGTACATCGCGCTGGGCATCTCCGGTGCCATCCAGCACCGAGCCGGCATGCAGACGTCGAAGACCATCATCGCGGTCAACAAGGACGAAGAGGCGCCGATCTTCGAGATCGCCGATCTCGGCATCGTCGGCGACCTGTTCAAGGTCACCCCGCAGCTGACCGAGGCGGTCAAGGCCCGTAAGGGTTAA
- a CDS encoding GNAT family N-acetyltransferase encodes MSTASVLIPADDIDQATSGTPGPRYTLLLSTDPAHIEAAQRLRHEVFTSEPGFAMAPTGDGLDADRFDQYCDHLLVREDGSGELVGCYRMLPPPGAIAAGSLYTATEFDVHALDALRPSLVEMGRAVVRGDHRNGGVVLLMWAGILAYLDRCGYDYVTGCVSVPTHPAHEEPGSQLRGVRDFVLRRHGAPQEFTVRPYRPVVIDGRSLDEIDPPARVTVPALMRGYLRLGAQVCGEPAHDPDFGVGDFPALLDKRHADVRYLKRLRSVSQAADATESETPA; translated from the coding sequence ATGAGTACCGCATCTGTTCTCATACCGGCTGATGACATCGACCAGGCGACATCCGGGACACCGGGGCCGCGCTACACCCTGCTGCTGTCCACCGACCCGGCGCATATCGAGGCGGCCCAGCGCCTGCGTCACGAGGTGTTCACCTCCGAACCCGGCTTCGCCATGGCGCCCACCGGTGACGGTCTGGACGCCGACCGCTTCGACCAGTACTGCGATCACCTGCTGGTGCGCGAGGACGGCTCCGGCGAACTCGTCGGCTGCTACCGGATGCTCCCGCCGCCCGGCGCGATCGCCGCCGGAAGCCTCTACACCGCCACCGAGTTCGACGTCCACGCATTGGACGCGCTGCGTCCGTCGCTGGTCGAGATGGGCCGCGCGGTGGTGCGCGGGGATCACCGCAACGGCGGTGTCGTGCTGCTGATGTGGGCGGGCATCCTGGCCTACCTGGACCGCTGTGGCTATGACTACGTCACCGGCTGCGTGTCGGTGCCGACGCACCCAGCCCATGAGGAGCCCGGCAGCCAGCTGCGTGGGGTCCGTGATTTCGTGCTCCGCCGCCACGGCGCCCCGCAGGAATTCACCGTGCGGCCCTACCGTCCGGTCGTCATCGACGGTCGCAGCCTCGACGAGATCGACCCGCCGGCGCGGGTCACGGTGCCCGCCCTGATGCGCGGCTACCTGCGCCTGGGCGCCCAGGTGTGCGGCGAACCCGCCCACGATCCCGATTTCGGCGTCGGCGACTTCCCGGCGCTGCTCGACAAGCGCCACGCCGATGTCCGCTACCTGAAGCGGCTGCGCTCGGTGTCCCAAGCCGCCGACGCCACCGAAAGCGAGACTCCAGCATGA
- a CDS encoding 1-acyl-sn-glycerol-3-phosphate acyltransferase: MTVASDHSWLPRASCDASCMHAGAAPLGSRPAVWTRTTLRVTGALLLFLAVPLLAVPLPGRSHLQRAYCRLMLRCVGVRITVSGGPIRNLRGVLVVSGHVSWLDIFSIGAVMPGSFVARADLIDWPALGVVARIMKVIPIERENLRRLPAVVSAVAARLRNGHTVVAFPEGTTWCGLGYGQFRPAMFQAAVDAGRPVQPLRLNYHHRDGSPSTVPAYIGEDTLLDSIRRLVTARRTVVHVQVQSLELPGQDRRDLAARCEAAVRGTAGRDVAHGHMLAA; the protein is encoded by the coding sequence ATGACCGTCGCGAGTGATCACTCCTGGCTGCCGCGGGCTTCCTGCGATGCCAGCTGCATGCACGCCGGTGCGGCCCCGCTGGGATCCCGTCCCGCGGTCTGGACCCGCACGACCCTGCGCGTCACCGGTGCCCTGCTGTTGTTCCTGGCGGTACCGCTGCTCGCGGTGCCGTTGCCGGGCCGCTCGCACCTGCAGCGCGCCTACTGCCGGCTGATGCTGCGCTGCGTCGGCGTGCGGATCACCGTCTCCGGTGGCCCCATCCGCAATCTGCGCGGCGTGCTGGTGGTCAGCGGGCACGTGTCCTGGCTGGACATCTTCAGCATCGGTGCGGTGATGCCCGGCTCGTTCGTCGCCCGCGCCGACCTGATCGACTGGCCGGCGCTCGGGGTCGTCGCCCGCATCATGAAGGTCATCCCGATCGAGCGGGAGAACCTGCGCAGGCTGCCCGCGGTGGTCAGCGCGGTGGCCGCGCGGTTGCGCAACGGACACACGGTGGTGGCGTTCCCGGAGGGCACCACCTGGTGCGGACTGGGATACGGGCAGTTCCGTCCGGCCATGTTCCAGGCCGCCGTGGACGCAGGCCGCCCGGTGCAGCCGCTGCGGCTGAACTACCACCACCGCGACGGCAGCCCGTCGACCGTGCCCGCCTACATCGGCGAGGACACCCTGCTCGACTCGATCCGCCGGCTCGTCACGGCACGTCGCACGGTGGTGCACGTCCAGGTGCAGTCGCTGGAACTGCCGGGGCAGGACCGGCGCGACCTGGCGGCCCGGTGCGAGGCGGCGGTGCGCGGCACCGCCGGCCGCGACGTGGCGCACGGCCACATGCTGGCTGCCTGA